The Chryseolinea soli nucleotide sequence AAAAACGTTAGATGCTGTGAATAAGATTGAAGGCGTGAAGAAGCCCGATCTTATTTTCAAGAACAACGGCGACCTGCGCTTCACCAACAAATCGAAAGAATGGGGATTGACGCACGAAGCCTATGGCAACGGCGCCGCCTATGCCGACTTCGACAACGATGGTGATCTCGACATGGTGATCAACAACATCAATGATGAAGCATCGGTATATAAAAATAATGCGCGCGAGCTTGAGCCTGGAAAAAGCAACTACTTACGCATCGCCCTGAAAGGTCCGGCGGGAAACCGGAGCGGGTTGGGTGCGCAGATCGAGATCCGTCAAGGTAATAAAATACAATACCGCGAGTTTGAAACGCAGCGCGGTTTTCAATCTTCGGTGGAGCCTTTTGTTCACTTCGGATTGGATAGCCTCACACAGCTTGACGAACTGGCGATTCGCTGGCCGGATGGACATGAGCAGACATTGAAAAATGTGAAGGCCAATCAAGTCTTGACGTTGGCGTATACCGATGCCGTTAAGCCTGCAGCGGCCGATTCTGCCGGTTTCTGGGCATTGCCCCTGGAGGAGATGGCTTCATTGGTCTCTTTTGGGAAGGTGACCGCTGCTACCGGTCTTTCCTACAAACACGAAGAAGACGAGTATATCGACTACAAAGCCACAGCCACCTTGCCTCAAAAATATTCGCAGGCCGGCCCGGGTCTTACCATCGGCGATGTCAACCAGGACGGTCTCGACGATGTGCTGTTGTGCGGCGCGGCCGCCCGCGGCACCACGATGTTCATTCAGCAAAAGAACGGGACGTTCAAAAAAGATTCGCTGGGTGCAAAGCCACAGGAGGACATGAGCATGCTTTTGTTCGATGCCGATGGCGACAACGACCTGGACCTGTATTGTGTCAGCGGCAGCTCTGAATTCGGCGCGGCGCCGAGTGCCTATCAGGACCGTTTTTATCGCAACAACGGTAAGAAACTTGTAGAGGACACCACGGCCCTGCCAAAGGAAAACGCCAGTGGGAGCACCGTAGTCGCCACCGATTTTGACAAGGATGGCGACCTCGACCTTTTTGTGGGCGGAAGGATTGTGCCTGGGCGTTATCCCGAAGCCCCGCAAAGCTTCCTGTTGCAAAACGATGGAAAAGGAAATTTTATTGATGTAACAAAATCGGTGGCGCCCCTGCTCGAGCGTGTGGGCATGATCACCGGTGCGCTGTGGACCGATTTCGACAACGATGGCTGGACCGACCTGGTCATCGTAGGAGAGTGGATGCCCGTTTCCTTCTACAAAAACAACCAGGGCAAGGCCTTCTCAAAAGCCTTCGAAGACGCCCCCGGTTGGTGGACCAGCATCACCGGCGACGACATAGACCACGACGGCGATGTTGACTACATCTGTGGGAACCTTGGACTCAACTCGCTGTTCCAGGCTTCGCCAGAAGAGCCCGTCAGCATCTATGCAAAAGATTTTGATGGCAACGGCTCGTTCGACCCGCTGGTGACGCGCTATGTGCAGGGCAAGGAATATTTAACGCATCCGCGCGAGACACTGACCGACCAGATCGTGAGCTTGAAACGCAAACTAGTTCGCTATGCCGTCTACGGAGGCGCTTCTATACAGGACATCCTTACGCCGGAACAACTGCAAGGCGCGCTGGTCTATCGTGCGACAACGCTGTCATCATCCTATGTGGAGAATCTCGGTGGAGGCAAATTCAAAATAACAGCTTTGCCGGTGGAAGCTCAATTCGCCCCCTTGAACGGCGTTCAAATAACCGACCTGAATGGCGATCATCACCCCGATGTCCTTGGCATAGGCAATTCCTATGCGGCCGATCCGCTTACCGGCTATTACGATGCCGGCACGGGGGTGTGCTTGCTGGGCGATGGAAAAGGAAACTTCCAGGCGCTCCCCGTCAGAAAGAGCAACTTTGCTGTTGACACCGATGCCAAGAGCCTGGGCCTGCTGAGGCGGGCAAACAACATACCGCTGTACATCGCTACAGCGAACCGCGATAGTTTGCAGGCATGGGAGCAACTGCCCTCAGACTATCCCCGGCTCCAGCAGTGGATAACCCCGGGACGGACGGATGTGCAGGCCGAACTCAAATGGGCCGATGGCAAAGTGGAGAAAAGAGAGCTATACTATGGTTCGGGCTACTTGTCGCAATCCACCCGTGTGATCCCGATTTTTTCCGGGGTACAGGAAGTCTGGCTAAAAGACAGTGCCGGCAATCGACGGAAGGTCTGGGGGACCGGCGCCGGGTCAAAATAATTCTGGTTGGTATAAAATTTTTTTTTGCCGGAGTGGACTTCGGAAAGAAATACTTACCCGGGTTCATCGGAAAATTTCACCCGATTGAAACACTCATTTTTGGGAGAAAAAGGCATGGGAAAGGGCACGCTTTAACGCTTGTCCAAAGGGCTTTGAACAAGAAAGGGCAGGATTTAAACAAGTGTTTGAAAACCCCTTTTTTAGCGTGGATATTATATTTTTTTTACCTTTTCGTTAGATCAAAATTAAAAACTTGTTCTACTTTTGGACCGTAAAACGAAATCGTTCGAAACATTCTTTAGAATAAACTGCGATTTCGTTCGACTTATCAAGTAGTCGAAACGGAAATCGGCTCCAATAGGTTCAGATAACAATTGATTTCTATTCGCATGAACAAACTCTTACAAGCCAGGATCGCCACTTTCACTGCGGCGAAGGAAGCCCGTGAAAGGGGCATCTATCCTTACTTTCGACCCATCTCGTCCGCACAGGACACCGAGGTGATCATTGAGGGCAAACGCGTGCTCATGTTCGGTTCCAATTCCTATTTGGGATTGACCAATCACCCACGCATCAAAGAAGCAGCCCAGAAGGCAATCGAAAAGTACGGCACCGGATGCGCCGGCTCCCGCTTTCTTAACGGCACGCTCGACATTCATATCGAGTTGGAAGACCGCATCGCCGCGTTCACCGGCAAGCCTGCTGCGCTCATTTTCAGCACCGGCTTTCAAGTGAACCTTGGCGTGATGTCGAGCCTGACCGGGCGCAATGATTATTTGATCTTGGACGAGTACGATCACGCTTCCATCTACGACGGCACACGCTTGTCGTTTTCGCGCGTGATCAAATATGGCCACAACGACATGAACGACCTGGCCCGTCGTCTGAGCATGCTGCCCGAAGAAGCGATCAAACTCATCGTGGTCGACGGCATCTTCAGCATGGAAGGCGACCTGGCCAAGCTTCCCGAGATCGTGACGCTGGCCGAGCAATACGGTGCCACGGTGGTGGTGGACGATGCGCATAGCCTCGGTGTGATCGGCGACAAAGGCGCAGGCACCGCGTCACACTTCAAACTCGACGACAAAGTAGACATCATCACGGGCACGTTCAGCAAATCGCTCGCTTCCCTCGGCGGCTTCGTAGCCTCCGATCGCGACACGATCGATTATCTGAAACACCAGGCCCGTTCGCTCATTTTCAGCGCCAGCATGACGCCGTCTTCTGCGGCCAGTGTGTTGGCTGCACTCGACATCCTGGAGACCGAGCCCCAGCACATGGAGCAATTGTGGAACAACACCCGCTATGCCATGCACCTTCTCAAAGAAGAAGGCTTCGACATCGGCGACACGGAGAGTCCCATCATCCCCATCTATGTGCGTGACAATGAGAAAACCTTTATTGTCACCAGCCTGCTGCAACAGCAAGGCGTGTTTGTGAACCCGGTGGTTTCGCCCGCCGTGCCTTCGCATGCGTCGCTGCTTCGCTTCTCGCTGATGGCGACGCACACCTTCAGCCAGATCGAAGAAGCCGTAGAGAAACTTGCTTATACATTCAAGCAAGTAGGAGTCCTGAAAATTAAAGAACGCATTTAATGAAGCGTGTAGAGCCCGTCACCACCAAAGCCCAACTTGAAGCATTTATCGATTTCCCGCATGATCACTATAAGGATGATCCTTGCTATGTGCCCGAGTTGTTCATCGCCCAGCGGGATCTGCTGACCCCCGGCAAGCATCCTTTTCACGAGCATTCGCCGGTGCAGCTTTTTCTGGCCTACGACAAAGACAAAGTGGTGGGGCGCATCGCAGGCATTCTCAACAAAAACCACAACACATTCAATAAAACCGAAGACGGATTCTTCGGATTTTTTGATGCCGTGAACGACGGCGAGATCAACGCGTTGCTGTTTCAACAAGCCGAACAATGGCTTCGCGACAAAGGCGCCAAGACCATCATCGGGCCAGCCAACTTTTCGACCAACGAAACCTGCGGCCTGCTCATTGCCGGCTTCGATACACCGCCGTTCGCCATGATGACCTACAACAAGGAATATTACGAGTCCCTGTTGAACCAGGCCGGCTTTCGCAAGAAGGTGGACCTCATTGCCTACCGCTTTGGCGAAGACGGCTACGACGACAAATCCGTGCGCGTAAAGAAGGCATTGCTGGATCGCCTCCAGTCAAAAGGCATTACGATCCGGCCCGTCGTCAAGAAGAATTTCGAACAGGAAGTTGCCCGGATCCGCGAGGTCTACAACTCGGCCTGGGACCGCAACCTCGGCTTTGTGCCGATGACGGAAAAGGAGTTCGACTACCTGGCCAAAGACATGAAAATGATCCTGGACACCGACTTCTGCCTGGTGGCCGAAAAGGACGGGAAAGCGATCGGCTTTGCGCTGGCCATTCCCGACATCAACCAACTGCTCATCAACATCAAGCGCGGACGGTTGTTGCCTTTCGGATTGTTCAAACTTCTTTTTGGTTTGAAAAAGATCAACGGCATCCGTGTCATCGCCCTGGGGGTGATGGAAGGATACCGCAAGCTGGGCATTGAAGCGTGTTTTTATGGCACCATCATCGAAGCGTATCGCCGCAAGAAATTCAAGCGCGCGGAAGCTTCGTGGATCTTGGAAGACAACGATCTCATGAATAATGCCTTGCTGCATGTGAAGGGCGTGCCCCACAAGCGCTACAGGATCTTTGAGAAAGCGATATGAAAGAACGCGTGCTGATCACCGGGGCGAGTGGATTTGTGGGGTATCACCTCATCGAGGAGGCCTTGGCAAAAGGCCTGGAGGTGTCCGCCGCGGTGCGCGCGTCGAGCCGGGTGGATCACCTGCGGAATTTGCCGGTCCAGTTTGTGACCACCGATTTTTCGGATGTCAGGGCCATCCGGGCAGAGCTGGAGGCGAAGGACTATCAATACGTGATCCACGCAGCCGGGGCGACCAAAGCCCTGAGCGAGGCCTCCTACAACGAGGTCAACGCCGTGTACACACGCAACCTGGCACGGGCCGTGTCGGAGGTGCAGGTGCCGTTGAAGAAATTTGTTTTCCTCAGCAGCCTCGCGGCCATGGGCCCTGCAAAGAATGGGCACCCCATCCTGGAAAAGGACGCGCCGAACCCGGTGACATTCTATGGAAAAAGCAAGTTGCTGGCCGAAAGCTATCTCTCGGCCTTGGACGGCCTGCCCTCCATCGTGTTGCGCCCCACAGCCGTATATGGCCCCCGTGACCGCGATATTTTCATCATCCTGAAAACCATCGCACAAGGCTTGGAGCCCTACATCGGGAGAAAGCCACAGCAGTTGAGCTTCATTTATGTGAAAGATCTGGCGGCGGTGAGCATAGGGGCTTTGTTCAGTTCAGTTGTCAAAGGATCGTATAACGTATCCGATGGGGGAAGTTATGACCGCTATGAACTGGCCAACATTACCAAAGAAATATTGCACAAGAAGACGTTAAAGGTTCATATCCCCATGGGGATGGTAAAAGCCATGGCGTTTGTCCAGGAGACCCTGGGACGGATGCAGGGCAGCATGCCGGCGCTGAACCAGGACAAGCTGGCCGAGCTCACGGCCGCCAACTGGTCGTGCAGCATCGACAGCATCCGGAAGGACCTTGGATTTTCGCCCCGCTACACGCTGGCGCAGGGGTTAGACGAAACCCTTCAATGGTACAAAGCCAATCGCTGGCTCTAGGTGAACCCAAACAAAAGACTTTAATAAAATGCTATGAAAGAACAGATCGAACAAGCAAATGGAAAGCTGGGCATATTGATCCCTGGCCTGGGTGCCGTGGCGACCACCATGATCGCCGGTGTGGAGGCCGTGAAGAAGGGATTGGCACAACCTGTCGGTTCGCTCACTCAAACCGGCAACATCCGCCTGGGAAAACGCACCGAGAACCGCTATCCCAAAATAAAGGACTTTGTGCCCCTGGCCGATCTGAACGACATCGTGTTTGGCGGATGGGATGTATACACCGACAACGTCTATGAAGCCGCGGTGAACGCCAAAGTGTTGGAGCTTGGATTGCTTCAACCCATTAAGGACGAGTTGGAAAAGATCAAGCCCATGAAGGCGGTCTTCGACAAAACCTACATCCGGAACCTGGACGGCACCAACATCAAGGAAGCGGCGACCAAGTTCGACCTCGCGCTGGCCGTGATGGAAGACATCGACAACTTCAAAAAAGAAAACGGATGCTCGCGCCTCGTCATGGTGTGGTGCGGCTCCACAGAGAAATACATCGAAGAAGCAGACGTTCACCAGAACATCTATGCTTTCGAAGACGGCTTGCGCAACAACGATCCGCTCATTTCGCCCAGCATGATCTATGCCTATGCCGCCATCAAAAAAGGAGTGCCGTTTGCCAACGGTGCGCCTAACCTGACATGCGACATCCCGGCGCTGATCGAACTGGCCAAAGAAAACGGTGTGCCCATCGGGGGCAAGGATTTCAAGACGGGGCAGACCCTGATGAAAACCATTCTCGCTCCCGGCCTGCACGCGCGTTCGCTGGGTATCCGCGGATGGTTCTCCACAAACATTCTCGGCAACCGCGACGGCCTCGTGCTGGACGACCCGGATAACTTCAAGACCAAGGAAGTGTCCAAGTTGGGCGTGCTGGAAGATATTTTGCAACCCGAGCTGAGCCCGGAACTCTACGGCGACCTGTATCACAAGATCCGCATCAACTATTATCCGCCGCACGGCGACAACAAGGAAAGCTGGGACAACATCGACATCTTCGGATGGTTGGGTTACCCGATGCAGATCAAGATCAATTTCCTGTGTCGCGACTCGATCCTGGCGGCTCCCATCGTATTGGACCTGGCCTTGTTCTTCGACCTGGCCAAGCGCGCGAACATGAGCGGCATCCAGGAATGGTTGTCGTTCTACTTCAAGTCGCCGCAAACTGCGCCGGGCTTGCGTCCGGAGCATGACATCTTCAAACAATTGATCAAGCTGCAGAATACGCTGCGTCACATCATGGGCGAAGATCTCATTACGCACTTGGGCCTGGATTACTACCAGGATCTGGTGGAGTCATTGTAAGCTTGCATGACCCTACACCAGATCATTGCAACCGTTGCAGGCATCGGATACATCCGCAAGGGAAGTGGCACGGTGGCCGCGGCCGTTTGCGCAATCGCCTGGTATGTATTTGCCGGCGGCGTTGATCCGGCGGTGGTCCTGTTCATTACCCTGGCCATCACCGCCATTGGTGTGTGGTCGGCCACGGTGGTGGAGCGATACTGGGGCATCGACAGTCATCGCGTCGTGATTGACGAAGTAGCGGGCATGGGCATCAGTGTGTTGTTCCTTCCCGTAAGTTTCGGCATCGGTCTGGCAGCCTTTGTGCTGTTCCGGTTTTTTGATATTGCCAAACCAGCCTATATCCGTTCGATGGAGAAACTTCCCCACGGATGGGGGGTGATGGCAGATGACGTGCTGGCGGGAATTTACACCAACATCCTGCTGCAGGTGGCTGTGAAACTATCCATACTCTGATCATAAAAGACGGACTCATATTCCTGAAGTCACAAACGGCTTCACTTATCGCATCGCTGGTGGATTTTGCATGCACTATTGTTTGCGTTGAGGTGTTAGGAGTTTGGTATGGCCATGCCGGCATTGTGGGGAATATCGTGGGAGCCATCACCAACTTCGTCATCGGCAGACAATGGGTGTTCATTTCTTCGGAAACGACCAACCTAAAGCAGCAGGCACTGCGCTATGCAATCGTTTGGATGGGTTATGTGGCGCTTGGTTTTTTATTGTTGGTGGCCGTGACGGACTACGTCAATATTAATTATGGTGTCGCAAAAGTACTGGTAGCGATTTTTTTAAGTGTTACGTATAACTACGTACTGCAAAAGAAATATGTATTTAAATAGGCGCGTACGGCGCGCATGAAGTGTGATGTATAGAATAAGTATAGTGATCGGTCTTTGGATGAGTGCAATCGCGGTGTTTGGACAGACCACCGTGAGCGGCGTCGTGACCGATGCTGAAACGAAAGAACCCCTGCCTTTCGTGAACGTTTTTTATGAAGGTACTACCGTGGGAAGCGTCACCGATGCCGACGGCGCCTATGTGATCCATACCCCCAACCTGGAAAATGTGAATCTTCATTTTTCTTTTTTAGGGTATAAGACCGTGATCCGCAAGATCCGTCCCGGCGAAACACAGGAGCTGAACGTGAAGATGGCCCCCGACGCCAAGATCCTCGACGAGGTGACCGTTACCTCCGGCAACCAACGGGAACGCTACCGGAACAAGAACAATCCAGCTGTGGACCTCGTGCGGGAAATGATCTCCCACAAGAAAGAAAACCGGATGGAGAGCTACAACTTTGCCGAGTATGAAGAATACGAAAAGCTTCAGATGTCGCTCAGCAACATGTCGGACAAATTCAAGGATCGCAAGATCTTTCGCAAATACAAGTGGCTGTTCGAAAACGTAGACACCACGACCATTCCCGGCAAAGCGCTGCTGCCCATCTACCTGCAAGAGACCTTGTCGGATCGCTACTACCGGCGCACACCCGAAAAGAACATCGCCGTCACGAAGGCCCATCAAAAAGTGAGCTTCGACGACTATATCGACAACGCGGGTCTGAGCACCTACCTGAATTATTTATACAGCGACATCGACATCTATGACAACAACACGGTGTTGCTGACCAACCAATTCCTGAGTCCCATTGCCGACAGCGCGCCGACCTTCTATAAATTCTACATTACCGACACCCTGAAAAACGTAACACCCAATTTGGTGGAGCTGGTGTTTGTGCCGCGCGATGCCGGTGGATTTTTATTTCAGGGGAAATTGTACGTTACGCTCGACACCCACTACGCCGTGCAAAAGGTGGAGATGACCGTGAACAAAAACATCAACCTGAACTGGGTACGCGAACTGCACATCGACCAGGATTTTGTGCAAACCCCCTCGGGACGTTTCCAGGTGGTGAAGAGCCGCATGCAGTGTGATTTCGGATTGTCGAAGGGTGGGGGCGGCCTATACGGCGAACGCGTGGTCTCCTACAAAAATTTTGTTATCGACAAACCCCGCGAGCCCAAGTTTTATGAAAGCGACTCGAAGCTAACGCTCACCGACTCGGAAAAGCACAACGACGGATTCTGGCTCTCCAATCGCCACGACTCGTTGTCTGTGGCCGAATCGAAAGTGTATCAAAATATCGACAGCCTTCAGAAGCTACCCTCCTTCAAACGCACGATGGACATTGCCACGCTTTTGCTGGCCGGCTACAAAGGTTTTGGCTGGTGGGAGCTGGGACCGGTGAACACGTTCTACAGCTTCAACCCCGTGGAAGGTTTCCGCCTCCGGGTCGGTGGACGCACGACGCCCAAGTTCAACGAACGCCTGTATTTCGAGACCTATGGCGCCTATGGTTTTAAGGATGAGAAGTGGAAATATTTTCTGAGCGCCACCTATTCGTTTACCGGCAAATCCATCTGGCAGTTTCCGGTGCACACCCTCCGCGCGAGTTTCCAGCGCGACACAAAAATTCCCGGCCAGGAGCTGCAGTTTGTTCAGGAAGACAACTTCCTCCTTTCGTTCAAACGCGGTGTGAACGACAAGTGGCTGTACAACGACATCTGGAACATCGACTACCTCCACGAATTCGACAGCCACTTCTCCTATAGATTAGGCTTCAAGAATTGGAAACAGATTCCGGCGGGAGGACTGAAATATGAAATCCGCGCAGACGACACCGTGACAGAAATCCAGCAGGTGACCACTTCGGAATTTTCATTGGAGCTACGCTGGGCGCCGGGAGAGCAATTTTACCAGGGTAAAGCCTACCGGATTCCCATTCCAAACCGGTATCCCATCGTCACGGCGCGTTTTATCGGGGGCGTGAAGGGGCTCCTGGGCGGCGAATACAATTATCAGTCGGTGGCCCTTAATGTGTTCAAACGTTTTTATTTGTCACAATTTGGCTACACCGATGTGGTGGCCGAGGGGGGCTATGTTTTTGGCCAGGTGCCGTTCCCGCTGCTGAACATCCACCGGGCCAACCAGACGTACTCCTATCAGTTGCAGTCCTATAACCTCATGAACTTCCTGGAATTTGTGAGCGACAAATATGTGAGTGTGAACTTTGATCACTACTTCAATGGATTTATTTTTAATAAAATTCCGTTGTTCAAAAAGTTAAAATGGCGCGAGGTGGCTACGTTCAAGTTGCTGTATGGTAGTATCCGGAGGGAGAACGATCCGAACTACAACGCGCAGACCTTTGCCTTCCCCACGAACAGCGACGGGGTGACCACCACTTATTCGCTGGCCGCGCAGCCCTATATGGAGTGCAGCGTGGGGATAGCCAACATTTTCAAGCTCATCCGTGTTGATATGGTGAAACGCCTGAGCTACCTGGATCACCCGACGATTTCGAGTTGGGGCATCCGCGCAAGATTTAAATTTGATTTTTAAGCTAGCAGATCGTATGAATACAACGACAACCCCCCAAGTGATACAGAAGCAACCGTTGCGCATCGTGTTGCAGCAACTGATCTATAAGGTGATCAATCCCTTCGTGAAATTTCTGGTGCGCATCGGGTTCACACCCAATGCCGTGACCACGGTGGGGCTGGTCCTGAACGTAGGCGTGGCCGCCATCTTTGTGGCCGGCGCCGAAGAAGGCAACCGCGGCGACCTGAGGTATGTGGGCTGGGCTGGAGCACTGACGCTCTTTGCCGGCCTGTTCGATATGCTCGACGGGCAGGTGGCGCGCCTGGGCAACATGAGCTCGACCTTTGGTGCACTATACGATTCAGTGTTGGACCGCTACAGCGAACTGATCATGTTCCTGGGAATTTGTTATTACCTGATCGGCCATCATTATTTTCTCAGCTCGTTGTTTGCTTTCATCGCCCTGATCGGGTCCATGATGGTGAGCTACATCCGGGCACGGGCCGAAGGTCTTGGGGTGGAGGTGAAAGGAGGGTTGATGCAACGGCCCGAGCGCGTGGTGACCATTGGGGTCTCGGCCCTGGCCTGTGGCATCACCGCCTATTATATCGGGGGTGACTATAAACTTTTTGTTCCCGGCATTCCCTTCCAGATCTTCGAGACCATTTCCGTGTTCACCATTCCCTTGACCATCATGGCCGTGTTGACCAACATCACGGCATTCCACAGACTACGCGAAGCGAAGAAAGCATTAGAGCAGAAAGGATTATAAGGATCGTTTAAGACGTATGAATTTTTTATTGAGCATATGGCTGATCACGATGGGGATGGCCCCCGTCAGAGAGGCTCCAAAGGCGGAGCCGTGCGAGTGCACCATCAGCAACCAGTTCCCCACGCCGCCAAGAGATCAGACCTCGCTCTTCTACATTCAACGAACACCCAACACCAACACCATCATGTACGAGCTGAACCTCGACCAGGGTGTGCCCAACGAAGAGGAGCCGGTTCGGGTCTATTGGTTGCGCTATGGCGAGAATGGCCAGCGGGAAGATCTTTCGTATATTCAACGTCATTATGCCTACGGCATCAAAAGCAAGAAGCTGGAGAACAACACGTTTGAACTCCGCTTTGTGTCCTATAAAAAACTTCCGTTCTACCTGTCACGTTCCGCACGCGATAATCGTTATCACATCCTGGCCACGGTCAATGGGAAGCAGATTGAAGTGAGCCGCGTGTTCCTGCAAATTGAAGGGGGAAGCTTCTGGCTTCCCAATGTGGTGTGCGCGCAGGTGAAGGGAATCGATCCGGTTTCCGGTAAAGAAGTTATTCAGTCCTTTAAACCTTAGGGTATGAAGAAGCAATTTGTCTCCAATTCAACCGAGTCGTCGCGCATGTTCAAGAGCGACTTCCTGGAGCGGTTTTCCGTAGTCCACTACAGTGTGCCGCTGATCGTTTTTATTCCCGTGATTTTATATTTCATCTACAGCGCCTTGTTTGTCTGGCACAATAACGTCGTCACGTTCGTGGCCTGCGGCCTGGGCGGCCTCTTGTTTTGGACGCTCACCGAATATGTGATGCACCGGTTTATTTTTCATTTCGAACCCAAGTCGAAATGGGGCCAGCGTCTTCACTTTATTTTTCACGGCGTTCACCACGACTACCCCAACGATGCCCTGCGGTTGGTCCTGCCCCCGTCGGTGAGCATTCCCCTGGCCACCGGTTTCTATTTTCTTTTCCAGGCTGTTTTGCCCCCGGATTGGGTTTCCGCCTCCTTTGCCCTCTTCATTGCCGGATATCTTTTCTATGATATTTCGCATTATGCCCTCCATCATGCTACCTTTAAAAGCCCATTTTGGAAAAGGCTGAAACACCACCACATGCAGCATCACTACAGCGATGCCACCAAGGGCTACGGTGTGAGCTCCGCCCTTTGGGATAAAATATTCAGATCGGATTTTGAAAAATAACCTGGATTACCCGGCGGCTGAGGCAACTAAACCTTTTGGACGTTACCTGGCCACCGCTTTGCTGGTATCGGCAGTCTATGTATTGCTCTCCGCCCTGCTCATCGGCTTCAAATCCGATCAGTTGGTGCTGGCGGGCATTTTTACGGTGCTCTATGTGTCGACCGCCATCACCCGGAAATTCATCCTGGGCTTTTCGATCTTTATCGTCTTCTGGGTCATTTTCGACTACATGAAGGCCTTCCCCAACTACTGGTTCAACGACGTGCACATCGGCAGCCTCTACCACGCGGAGGCCCGCCTGTTCGGCATCCACACCGTCGAAGGGGTGCTGACACCCAATGAATATTTCCAGCGCCACAGCATCGTGCTAGCGGATGTGCTGGCCGGCATTTTTTACTTATGCTGGATTCCCGTGCCCCTGGGTTTTGCCGCCTATCTCTTCTTTCGCAACCGCCGGAGTTTCCTCTATTTCTCCCTCACGTTTTTGCTCACCAACCTCATCGGCTTCGTCATCTACTATCTCTACCCGGCTGCTCCTCCGTGGTATGTCCAGGAATACGGTTTCGATTTCATCGCCGGCACCCGG carries:
- a CDS encoding inositol-3-phosphate synthase, with the translated sequence MKEQIEQANGKLGILIPGLGAVATTMIAGVEAVKKGLAQPVGSLTQTGNIRLGKRTENRYPKIKDFVPLADLNDIVFGGWDVYTDNVYEAAVNAKVLELGLLQPIKDELEKIKPMKAVFDKTYIRNLDGTNIKEAATKFDLALAVMEDIDNFKKENGCSRLVMVWCGSTEKYIEEADVHQNIYAFEDGLRNNDPLISPSMIYAYAAIKKGVPFANGAPNLTCDIPALIELAKENGVPIGGKDFKTGQTLMKTILAPGLHARSLGIRGWFSTNILGNRDGLVLDDPDNFKTKEVSKLGVLEDILQPELSPELYGDLYHKIRINYYPPHGDNKESWDNIDIFGWLGYPMQIKINFLCRDSILAAPIVLDLALFFDLAKRANMSGIQEWLSFYFKSPQTAPGLRPEHDIFKQLIKLQNTLRHIMGEDLITHLGLDYYQDLVESL
- a CDS encoding VCBS repeat-containing protein; amino-acid sequence: MLKNTLPLFALVLFLAMGCHTQPTRFELLPSGTTGIAFNNLLTESDTLNILSFEYMYNGGGVGVGDFNNDGLTDIFFAGNMVTSKLYLNKGNFRFDDITEPAKVTTKYWCTGISVVDIDQDGWMDIYVCTVNPHDDRSTPNLLFHNKGVGDNGVPVFEEVAAAVGLADRSYSTQAAFLDYDLDGDLDMYLLTNALENYTRNSPTGQHTDGTGKSVDKLFRNNGPANGLPHFEDVSAAAGIRTEGWGLGIVVDDLNRDGKPDVYAANDFLSNDHVYINRGDGTFGNEKERMKHTEYNGMGADIGDINNDGLDDILVVDMFPEDNLRQKTMFSGIGYDRFKKNIQMKYQPQYVRNVLQLNNGNGTYSDIGYLSGLYATDWSWSGLIADVDNDGWQDVLITNGYRKDITNLDFVTYSKESSMFGTDATRMKKTLDAVNKIEGVKKPDLIFKNNGDLRFTNKSKEWGLTHEAYGNGAAYADFDNDGDLDMVINNINDEASVYKNNARELEPGKSNYLRIALKGPAGNRSGLGAQIEIRQGNKIQYREFETQRGFQSSVEPFVHFGLDSLTQLDELAIRWPDGHEQTLKNVKANQVLTLAYTDAVKPAAADSAGFWALPLEEMASLVSFGKVTAATGLSYKHEEDEYIDYKATATLPQKYSQAGPGLTIGDVNQDGLDDVLLCGAAARGTTMFIQQKNGTFKKDSLGAKPQEDMSMLLFDADGDNDLDLYCVSGSSEFGAAPSAYQDRFYRNNGKKLVEDTTALPKENASGSTVVATDFDKDGDLDLFVGGRIVPGRYPEAPQSFLLQNDGKGNFIDVTKSVAPLLERVGMITGALWTDFDNDGWTDLVIVGEWMPVSFYKNNQGKAFSKAFEDAPGWWTSITGDDIDHDGDVDYICGNLGLNSLFQASPEEPVSIYAKDFDGNGSFDPLVTRYVQGKEYLTHPRETLTDQIVSLKRKLVRYAVYGGASIQDILTPEQLQGALVYRATTLSSSYVENLGGGKFKITALPVEAQFAPLNGVQITDLNGDHHPDVLGIGNSYAADPLTGYYDAGTGVCLLGDGKGNFQALPVRKSNFAVDTDAKSLGLLRRANNIPLYIATANRDSLQAWEQLPSDYPRLQQWITPGRTDVQAELKWADGKVEKRELYYGSGYLSQSTRVIPIFSGVQEVWLKDSAGNRRKVWGTGAGSK
- a CDS encoding NAD-dependent epimerase/dehydratase family protein — translated: MKERVLITGASGFVGYHLIEEALAKGLEVSAAVRASSRVDHLRNLPVQFVTTDFSDVRAIRAELEAKDYQYVIHAAGATKALSEASYNEVNAVYTRNLARAVSEVQVPLKKFVFLSSLAAMGPAKNGHPILEKDAPNPVTFYGKSKLLAESYLSALDGLPSIVLRPTAVYGPRDRDIFIILKTIAQGLEPYIGRKPQQLSFIYVKDLAAVSIGALFSSVVKGSYNVSDGGSYDRYELANITKEILHKKTLKVHIPMGMVKAMAFVQETLGRMQGSMPALNQDKLAELTAANWSCSIDSIRKDLGFSPRYTLAQGLDETLQWYKANRWL
- a CDS encoding phosphatidylglycerophosphatase A; the encoded protein is MTLHQIIATVAGIGYIRKGSGTVAAAVCAIAWYVFAGGVDPAVVLFITLAITAIGVWSATVVERYWGIDSHRVVIDEVAGMGISVLFLPVSFGIGLAAFVLFRFFDIAKPAYIRSMEKLPHGWGVMADDVLAGIYTNILLQVAVKLSIL
- the spt gene encoding serine palmitoyltransferase — encoded protein: MNKLLQARIATFTAAKEARERGIYPYFRPISSAQDTEVIIEGKRVLMFGSNSYLGLTNHPRIKEAAQKAIEKYGTGCAGSRFLNGTLDIHIELEDRIAAFTGKPAALIFSTGFQVNLGVMSSLTGRNDYLILDEYDHASIYDGTRLSFSRVIKYGHNDMNDLARRLSMLPEEAIKLIVVDGIFSMEGDLAKLPEIVTLAEQYGATVVVDDAHSLGVIGDKGAGTASHFKLDDKVDIITGTFSKSLASLGGFVASDRDTIDYLKHQARSLIFSASMTPSSAASVLAALDILETEPQHMEQLWNNTRYAMHLLKEEGFDIGDTESPIIPIYVRDNEKTFIVTSLLQQQGVFVNPVVSPAVPSHASLLRFSLMATHTFSQIEEAVEKLAYTFKQVGVLKIKERI